A window of the Bufo gargarizans isolate SCDJY-AF-19 chromosome 1, ASM1485885v1, whole genome shotgun sequence genome harbors these coding sequences:
- the MRPS18C gene encoding 28S ribosomal protein S18c, mitochondrial, producing MLAARVLRGAVLRHRRPVLCSSSVYSTATLDSNHAALEDMPEKIENPFKEPPKRCILCGIPVDYKNTQLLSQFVSPHTGRIYGRHITGLCGLKQRAVSKAIKRATLMGFMPVTYKDPAYLKDPQICDV from the exons ATGCTGGCTGCCAGGGTATTGCGGGGTGCAGTGCTGAGGCACCGGAGGCCGGTACTGTGCTCGTCCTCCGTATACAGCACAG CTACACTGGACAGTAACCACGCTGCGCTCGAAGATATG CCAGAGAAAATAGAAAATCCCTTCAAAGAACCTCCAAAGAGGTGCATCTTGTGCGGCATCCCGGTAGATTACAAGAATACACAG CTCCTGTCTCAGTTTGTCTCACCTCACACTGGTCGCATTTATGGAAGGCATATAACAG GTTTATGTGGTCTGAAACAACGGGCCGTATCGAAAGCCATTAAAAGGGCGACTTTAATGG GTTTTATGCCTGTCACATACAAGGACCCTGCCTACCTCAAAGACCCACAGATTTgtgatgtttga